The following coding sequences lie in one Micropterus dolomieu isolate WLL.071019.BEF.003 ecotype Adirondacks linkage group LG15, ASM2129224v1, whole genome shotgun sequence genomic window:
- the hpse gene encoding heparanase has translation MKPVAVLVLCVLSCQTDGVNITDPDRNSSAVIRRVDRRFLSVTIDASLASEEKFMYLLSSPKVRTLAKALSPAFLRFGGTRQDFMVFSPQRHQQESGSTADQSCDKVELPWWLEERLKKEWTQQQLILMREDLQRKYSRVKFTEYTVDLLHSFTNCSGMDLIFGLNALLRTADNSWNSSNARSLLQYCESRRYRMSWELGNEPNSFEKKAGIRVDGYQLGQDFTRLREMMSESKFYHDAGLFGPDIGQPRDRRTDILEGFLRSGAEAVDACTWHHYYVNGRDTSLEDFLDPEILDTLASKTKEVLEKVKLVSPGKTVWLGETSSAYGGGAAGLSDTFAAGFMWLDKLGLAAVLGLRVVMRQVFIGSGSYHLVDENLDPLPDYWLSVLYKRLVGPEVLKIEGFSSVARSKRVRLYLHCTNRNSYSGGAVTLISMNLSKKPARISVPAPVSSSTVEAFVLQSDQPGKEGLYSRSVKLNGEVLKMVDDKTLPDFKGSRLPPAERLQLPAYSLAFFVLTDARAAACI, from the exons ATGAAGCCCGTCGCGGTGCTGGTTCTTTGTGTCCTCAGCTGTCAGACTGACGGAGTCAACATCACAGACCCGGACAGGAACTCCTCGGCTGTGATCCGCCGGGTGGACCGGCGCTTTCTGTCCGTCACCATCGACGCCAGCCTGGCGTCAGAGGAGAAGTTCATGTACCTGTTGAG CTCTCCAAAGGTTCGGACGCTGGCTAAAGCATTAAGTCCGGCATTTTTGAGATTTGGGGGGACCAGACAAGACTTCATGGTGTTCAGCCCACAGAGGCATCAGCAGGAGTCTGGTTCCACTGCAG ATCAGTCCTGTGATAAAGTGGAGTTGCCCTGGTGGCTGGAGGAGAGGCTGAAGAAGGAGTGGACTCAGCAGCAACTGATCCTGATGAGAGAAGATCTGCAGAGGAAGTACAGCAGGGTGAAGTTCACAG AGTACACCGTCGACCTGCTGCACTCCTTCACCAACTGCTCGGGGATGGATCTGATCTTCGGGCTGAACGCTCTGCTCAGAACGGCTGACAACAGCTGGAACAGCAGCAACGCCCGCTCGCTGCTGCAGTACTGCGAGTCCAGGCGGTACAGGATGTCGTGGGAGCTGGGCAACG AACCAAACAGCTTTGAGAAGAAGGCAGGGATCCGGGTGGACGGATATCAGCTGGGACAGGATTTCACCCGTCTCAGGGAGATGATGTCGGAATCCAAATTTTACCACGACGCCGGACTGTTCGGGCCGGACATCGGTCAGCCGCGAGACCGCAGGACGGACATACTGGAGGG GTTCCTGCGGAGTGGAGCTGAGGCGGTGGACGCCTGCACCTGGCACCA TTACTATGTGAACGGGAGAGACACGTCCTTGGAGGATTTTCTGGACCCAGAGATTCTGGACACTCTGGCCTCAAAGACCAAAGAAGTCCTGGAG AAAGTGAAGCTGGTGTCTCCGGGGAAGACGGTGTGGCTGGGAGAGACGAGCTCGGCCTACGGAGGAGGAGCTGCGGGACTGTCGGACACGTTCGCCGCAGGATTCAT GTGGTTGGATAAACTCGGCCTGGCAGCTGTGCTCGGCCTGCGTGTTGTGATGAGGCAGGTGTTCATTGGTTCTGGGAGTTACCACCTGGTCGACGAGAACCTGGATCCTCTTCCT GATTATTGGTTGTCTGTTCTCTACAAGAGACTCGTCGGACCGGAGGTTTTGAAAATTGAAGGATTTTCCAGCGTAGCTCGAAGTAAAAGAGTGAGGCTGTATCTGCACTGCACCAACAGAAACAg CTACAGCGGCGGAGCGGTCACGTTGATATCCATGAACCTGAGTAAGAAGCCGGCCAGGATCTCCGTTCCTGCACCCGTCTCCTCGAGCACAGTGGAGGCTTTTGTTCTTCAGTCTGACCAGCCGGGGAAGGAGGGGCTCTACTCCAG GTCTGTGAAACTGAACGGGGAAGTGCTGAAGATGGTGGATGATAAAACTCTTCCTGACTTTAAAGGAAGTCGTCTGCC